One Rhizophagus irregularis chromosome 5, complete sequence DNA window includes the following coding sequences:
- a CDS encoding uncharacterized protein (SECRETED:cutsite_CVA-TP; SECRETED:prob_0.4696); SECRETED:SignalP(1-29) — MKMNGTIHHRFNLSLLSFFVFSTSASCVATPCTCDGCRPQGQYCGADFVDPNCIYDQCNPQGKPCDYGYRQSCYDCGCLLYIVM; from the exons atgaaaatgaacGGAACTATTCATCATCGTTTTAACTTGAGTCTTTTGTCCTTCTTCGTCTTTAGCACCTCCGCTAGTTGCGTTGCTACTCCTTGTACATGTGATGGGTGCAGACCGCAAGGCCAATACTGTGgtg ctgACTTTGTTGATCCTAATTGCATATATGATCAATGCAATCCACAAGGTAAACCATGTGATTATGGCTATCGCCAATCCTGCTATGACTGCGGTTGTTTACTGTATATTGTCATGTGA